One window of the Halorussus sp. MSC15.2 genome contains the following:
- a CDS encoding DMT family transporter, with protein sequence MFVLLATLWGGSFVAIEVGLHYFPPLVFAGIRYAVAGAVILGYAVVATDRWRPRARGEYLAVTIVGAFVIAGYHGLLYLGERHVSGAIAAVVVSLSPVLTAVFAAIVLDERLSLTKGFGFALGIGGVAVVAGLNPANALSADVFGIGLVFLGTACFAVSAVLTRPLRNELPAASLQAWAMLGGSGLLLAAGAARGESLSAIHLTPTALASFAYLTLLSGVVAFLLYFRLLERIGPTKLHLVGYLEPVVATLASWAVLGELVSSTTLVGFAAIFAGFAVLHRNAFRSLAVSIGDSVVAASIRSSLGHGPDSTDDADVNEDAWSGTAGPADD encoded by the coding sequence ATGTTCGTACTACTTGCAACGCTTTGGGGCGGGTCGTTCGTCGCTATCGAAGTCGGTCTTCACTACTTTCCGCCGCTGGTGTTCGCCGGTATCCGGTACGCCGTCGCCGGCGCGGTCATCCTCGGCTACGCCGTCGTGGCGACCGACCGCTGGCGGCCTCGCGCACGCGGCGAGTACCTCGCAGTGACCATCGTCGGCGCGTTCGTCATCGCGGGATACCACGGTCTCCTCTACCTCGGCGAGCGTCACGTCTCGGGCGCGATAGCGGCGGTCGTCGTCAGTCTCTCGCCAGTTCTGACGGCCGTATTCGCCGCCATCGTACTGGACGAGCGCCTCTCTCTCACCAAAGGATTCGGCTTCGCGCTCGGCATCGGTGGCGTGGCCGTCGTCGCTGGCCTGAACCCCGCGAACGCGCTCTCGGCGGACGTGTTCGGCATCGGTCTCGTGTTCCTCGGCACGGCCTGTTTCGCGGTCAGCGCGGTCCTGACCCGACCGCTCCGGAACGAACTGCCCGCTGCCTCGTTACAGGCGTGGGCGATGCTCGGCGGGTCGGGTCTGCTCCTCGCTGCGGGCGCGGCGCGAGGCGAGTCGCTGTCGGCGATTCATCTCACGCCCACCGCGCTCGCGTCGTTCGCCTACCTGACGCTCCTGTCGGGCGTCGTGGCGTTCCTGCTGTACTTCCGACTCCTCGAGCGAATCGGTCCGACGAAACTCCACCTCGTCGGCTACCTCGAACCCGTCGTGGCGACGCTCGCGAGTTGGGCCGTGCTGGGCGAACTGGTGTCGTCCACGACGCTGGTCGGTTTCGCCGCCATCTTCGCCGGATTCGCGGTCCTCCACCGCAACGCGTTCCGGTCGCTCGCGGTGTCGATTGGGGACTCGGTCGTTGCGGCGTCGATTCGGTCGTCGCTGGGCCACGGCCCTGATTCGACGGACGACGCCGACGTGAACGAGGACGCGTGGTCGGGGACGGCGGGTCCTGCGGACGACTGA
- a CDS encoding SDR family oxidoreductase yields MADDPLDGKTALVTGASSGIGEATAHALARDGARVALAARREKVLNEVANDLEREWDAETLVVPTNVRDEDSVEGTVETVVSEFGQLDVLVNNAGLARGESVEDMRTEQYETMMETNVDGVFYATRAAIPHLRETGGNLVFVGSFAGQYPRPFNPIYAASKWWVRGFAHSVEGNVGADGVAVTVVNPSEVRTDFGAAYGESFAERFDEGEVTEPEEVAEAIAFAAKQEKSTVSELDIYRRDKFSGF; encoded by the coding sequence ATGGCAGACGACCCACTCGACGGGAAGACGGCACTGGTAACGGGCGCGAGTTCCGGCATCGGCGAGGCGACGGCCCACGCGCTGGCGCGCGACGGTGCGCGGGTCGCACTGGCCGCCCGCCGCGAGAAGGTCCTGAACGAGGTGGCGAACGACCTAGAGCGCGAGTGGGACGCCGAGACGCTGGTCGTCCCGACCAACGTTCGCGACGAGGACTCGGTGGAGGGGACGGTCGAGACGGTGGTCTCGGAGTTCGGACAGTTGGACGTGCTGGTGAACAACGCGGGTCTCGCCCGGGGCGAGTCGGTCGAGGACATGCGGACCGAACAGTACGAGACGATGATGGAGACCAACGTGGACGGCGTGTTCTACGCGACGCGCGCGGCGATTCCCCACCTCCGCGAGACCGGAGGCAACCTCGTGTTCGTCGGGAGTTTCGCCGGGCAGTACCCCCGACCGTTCAACCCCATCTACGCCGCGAGCAAGTGGTGGGTCCGCGGGTTCGCCCACAGCGTCGAGGGCAACGTCGGCGCGGACGGCGTGGCCGTTACGGTGGTCAACCCCTCCGAGGTCCGGACCGATTTCGGCGCGGCCTACGGCGAGTCCTTCGCCGAGCGATTCGACGAGGGCGAAGTGACCGAACCCGAGGAGGTCGCCGAGGCCATCGCGTTCGCCGCGAAACAGGAGAAGTCCACCGTCAGCGAACTCGACATCTACCGGCGCGACAAGTTCAGCGGGTTCTGA
- a CDS encoding FAD-binding and (Fe-S)-binding domain-containing protein, which produces MATHDAGDPARDARADYDYQSDEVSRTGLVSDLQQVVDGDVRFDSYSRQLYATDASAYEVTPIGVVFPTDTDDVAAVMSYCADREIPVLPRGGGTSLAGQAVNEAVVLDFTRYMDEVLSVAPDAEDPTARAQPGAVLGELNAELAPHGLKFAPDPAWGDKSALGGAIGNNSTGSHSLKYGKTDAYVEECEVVLADGTVTTFGETTVAELREAADPDGDLEARIYAEVARIIDEERDAIDEAYPQLKRNVSGYNLDRLVDEAEEGTVNLARLLAGSEGTLAIVTEAEVGLEPVPETKSMALFAYEDLLDAMEDVAPILEHDPSAVEVLDDVLIDLARDTEEFADVVGMLPEGTNSVLLVEFYAEDDEDGRKKVEALREDREGEISFGAMEAHDEAERARFWKLRKSGLPILLSRTSDAKHISFIEDAAVPPENLADYVADFQQVLEDNDTFASFYAHAGPGCLHIRPLVDTKSPAGVNQMEQIADEATDLVVKYGGSVSGEHGDGRARTQWNRKLYGEDVWQVFRDLKTAFDPDWLLNPGNVCGDHDMTENLRFDPDYEFSAGFAPELNWENENGFQGMVELCHGCGGCRGGQDTTGGVMCPTYRAADEEVTATRGRANMLRQAMSGELPEGEQTDTEFMAEVMDLCIGCKGCARDCPSEVDMAKLKAEVEHAHHEEHGASLRERLFANIGTLSKVGSALAPLSNVASEVPGARILMEKTLGIASERSLPTFHSESLEEWFENRGGPRVPESDATRKVALFPDAYTNYNHPEAGKAAVRVLEAAGVHVRVVDDVTDSGRPAHSKGFLDVSRERARTNVEALAPRVRDGWDVVVVEPSDAVMIQSDYLDLLGGAKGPEASRSGEQYTEPRTADPEAGLRADGSDSLATAVERVAANTYAICEYLDTFDFDLSYDAPDETLTYHGHCHQKATKKESHAASVLRDAGYEVDALDSGCCGMAGSFGYEAEHYSMSRKIGEILFEQVADSDGETVVAPGASCRAQLGDWEGLRSEPPHPIEKVAESLD; this is translated from the coding sequence ATGGCTACACACGACGCGGGAGACCCGGCGCGCGACGCCCGCGCTGACTACGACTACCAGTCCGACGAGGTGTCGCGAACGGGGTTGGTTTCGGACCTCCAGCAGGTCGTCGACGGCGACGTGCGCTTCGACAGCTACTCTCGACAGCTCTACGCGACCGACGCCAGCGCCTACGAGGTGACGCCCATCGGCGTCGTCTTCCCGACCGACACCGACGACGTGGCGGCGGTGATGTCCTACTGCGCCGACCGCGAGATTCCGGTCCTCCCCCGCGGCGGCGGGACGAGTCTGGCGGGACAGGCCGTCAACGAGGCGGTCGTGTTGGACTTCACCCGGTACATGGACGAGGTGCTGTCGGTGGCCCCCGACGCGGAGGACCCGACCGCGCGCGCCCAACCCGGCGCGGTGCTGGGCGAACTCAACGCGGAACTCGCGCCCCACGGCCTGAAGTTCGCGCCCGACCCTGCATGGGGTGACAAGTCCGCGCTGGGCGGCGCTATCGGCAACAACTCCACCGGCTCGCACTCGCTGAAGTACGGCAAGACCGACGCCTACGTCGAGGAGTGTGAGGTCGTCCTCGCCGACGGCACCGTGACGACCTTCGGCGAGACGACCGTCGCCGAACTCCGCGAGGCGGCCGACCCGGACGGCGACCTCGAAGCCAGAATCTACGCGGAAGTCGCCCGGATTATCGACGAGGAGCGCGACGCCATCGACGAGGCGTACCCGCAACTCAAGCGCAACGTCTCGGGATACAACCTCGATAGATTGGTGGACGAGGCCGAGGAGGGGACCGTCAACCTCGCCCGACTGCTCGCGGGGAGCGAGGGCACCCTCGCCATCGTGACCGAAGCGGAGGTCGGACTAGAACCCGTCCCGGAGACCAAGTCGATGGCGCTGTTCGCCTACGAGGACCTGCTCGACGCGATGGAGGACGTGGCCCCCATCCTCGAACACGACCCGTCCGCGGTCGAGGTGCTGGACGACGTTCTCATCGACCTCGCGCGCGACACCGAGGAGTTCGCCGACGTGGTGGGGATGCTCCCCGAAGGCACTAACTCGGTCCTGCTCGTGGAGTTCTACGCCGAGGACGACGAGGACGGCCGAAAGAAGGTCGAGGCGCTGCGCGAGGACCGCGAGGGCGAAATCTCGTTCGGCGCGATGGAGGCCCACGACGAGGCCGAGCGCGCCAGATTCTGGAAGCTCCGGAAGTCCGGGCTTCCCATCCTGCTGTCCAGAACGTCGGACGCCAAGCACATCTCGTTCATCGAGGACGCCGCGGTCCCGCCGGAGAACCTCGCCGACTACGTGGCCGACTTCCAGCAGGTCCTCGAGGACAACGACACCTTCGCCAGTTTCTACGCCCACGCCGGACCCGGGTGCCTCCACATCCGACCGCTGGTGGACACCAAGAGTCCCGCCGGAGTCAACCAGATGGAGCAGATAGCGGACGAGGCCACCGACCTCGTCGTGAAGTACGGCGGGTCGGTGTCGGGCGAACACGGCGACGGCCGCGCGCGGACCCAGTGGAACCGGAAGCTCTACGGCGAGGACGTCTGGCAGGTGTTCCGGGACCTCAAGACCGCGTTCGACCCCGACTGGCTCCTGAACCCGGGCAACGTCTGCGGCGACCACGACATGACCGAGAACCTGCGATTCGACCCGGACTACGAGTTCTCGGCGGGGTTCGCGCCCGAACTGAACTGGGAGAACGAGAACGGCTTTCAGGGGATGGTCGAACTCTGTCACGGCTGCGGCGGCTGTCGCGGCGGACAGGACACCACCGGCGGCGTGATGTGTCCGACCTACCGCGCCGCCGACGAGGAGGTCACGGCCACCCGCGGCCGGGCGAACATGCTCCGGCAGGCGATGAGCGGCGAGTTGCCGGAGGGAGAGCAGACGGACACCGAGTTCATGGCCGAGGTGATGGACCTCTGCATCGGGTGTAAGGGCTGTGCCCGCGACTGCCCGAGCGAGGTGGACATGGCCAAACTGAAGGCCGAAGTCGAACACGCCCACCACGAGGAACACGGCGCGAGCCTCCGCGAGCGTCTCTTCGCCAATATCGGGACGCTCTCGAAGGTCGGGAGCGCGCTCGCGCCCCTCTCGAACGTGGCGAGCGAGGTGCCGGGCGCACGCATCCTGATGGAGAAGACCCTCGGCATCGCCAGCGAGCGAAGCCTCCCGACGTTCCACAGCGAGAGCCTCGAAGAGTGGTTCGAGAACCGGGGCGGCCCGCGCGTCCCCGAGTCGGACGCTACGCGGAAGGTCGCGCTCTTCCCCGACGCGTACACCAACTACAACCACCCGGAGGCGGGCAAGGCCGCGGTCCGCGTCCTCGAAGCCGCGGGCGTCCACGTCCGAGTCGTAGACGACGTGACCGACAGCGGGCGGCCCGCCCACTCGAAGGGCTTCTTGGACGTCTCTCGGGAGCGCGCACGGACGAACGTGGAGGCGCTCGCGCCCCGCGTGCGAGACGGGTGGGACGTGGTGGTCGTGGAACCGAGCGACGCCGTGATGATTCAGTCGGACTACCTCGACCTGCTCGGCGGAGCGAAGGGTCCCGAGGCCAGTCGGTCGGGCGAGCAGTACACCGAACCGCGGACCGCCGACCCGGAGGCGGGCCTGCGGGCGGACGGCTCCGACTCGCTGGCCACCGCCGTCGAGCGCGTGGCCGCCAACACCTACGCCATCTGCGAGTATCTGGACACCTTCGACTTCGACCTGTCGTACGACGCCCCCGACGAGACGCTGACCTACCACGGTCACTGCCACCAGAAAGCCACCAAGAAGGAGAGCCACGCCGCCAGCGTCCTCCGCGACGCGGGCTACGAGGTGGACGCGCTCGATTCGGGGTGTTGCGGCATGGCCGGGAGCTTCGGGTACGAGGCCGAACACTACTCGATGAGCCGGAAAATCGGCGAAATTCTCTTCGAGCAGGTCGCCGACAGCGACGGCGAGACGGTGGTCGCGCCCGGCGCGTCCTGTCGGGCGCAACTCGGCGACTGGGAGGGGCTTCGGAGCGAACCGCCCCATCCCATCGAGAAGGTAGCCGAGTCACTCGACTGA
- a CDS encoding Lrp/AsnC family transcriptional regulator: protein MDERDVTILKAIADLGTGSPEKLSEETDIPVSTIHYRLNNLREEGIIENDLYDINLEEAGLGVTVVVEVLADYTDSYEEFGEKLLEVEGVTQAYFAMGETDFIVVARLPDSDAVERLISDFEAVEGVERTNSTFVISSLRDTDNPLESYSLETLVEQLADE, encoded by the coding sequence ATGGACGAGCGCGACGTGACCATCCTGAAGGCCATCGCCGACCTCGGAACCGGAAGCCCCGAGAAACTGAGTGAGGAGACCGACATCCCGGTCTCGACCATCCACTACCGCCTCAACAACCTGCGCGAGGAGGGCATCATCGAGAACGACCTCTACGACATCAATCTGGAGGAGGCGGGTCTCGGCGTGACCGTCGTCGTGGAGGTGCTGGCCGATTACACCGACTCCTACGAGGAGTTCGGCGAGAAACTGTTAGAGGTCGAGGGGGTCACGCAGGCGTACTTCGCCATGGGCGAGACCGACTTCATCGTGGTCGCGCGCCTCCCCGACAGCGACGCGGTCGAGCGTCTCATCAGCGACTTCGAGGCCGTCGAGGGCGTCGAGCGCACGAACTCCACGTTCGTCATCTCGTCGCTCCGCGACACGGACAATCCGCTGGAGAGTTACAGTCTAGAGACGCTGGTCGAACAACTAGCCGACGAGTAG
- a CDS encoding alpha/beta fold hydrolase translates to MASHEEWTNAQQHRDVTVDGKDLDMAYYDEGEGDPVVLLHGIPTWSYLWRDVAEALTDDRRVVVPDMVGYGNSAMHDEFDRSIRAQELAVADLLDGLGLDTVSFVGHDLGGGVGLRYAVHRPDAVDKLVLSNAIAYDAWPVEPIVNIGLPSTAKEKSVEEIQETLDGMFRQSLASDDPSDEFVEGMKAPWNSERGMVSLVRDAAATNTNHTTEIDPSEITADTLLLWGADDEFQPIESAERLEGDIESAQVVGLDDANHWVLQDRPERYVEELRSFLLDGESA, encoded by the coding sequence ATGGCGAGTCACGAGGAGTGGACGAACGCCCAACAGCATCGAGACGTCACGGTAGACGGGAAGGACCTCGATATGGCCTACTACGACGAGGGCGAGGGCGACCCCGTGGTCCTCCTCCACGGCATCCCGACGTGGTCGTACCTCTGGCGCGACGTCGCCGAGGCGCTGACCGACGACCGGCGCGTCGTCGTCCCCGACATGGTGGGGTACGGCAACTCGGCGATGCACGACGAATTCGACCGCTCGATACGCGCCCAAGAACTCGCGGTCGCCGACCTGCTCGACGGTCTCGGTCTCGACACCGTCTCGTTCGTCGGTCACGACTTGGGCGGCGGTGTCGGACTCCGGTACGCGGTCCACCGCCCGGACGCCGTGGACAAACTCGTGCTGTCGAACGCTATCGCCTACGACGCGTGGCCCGTCGAACCTATCGTGAACATCGGCCTGCCGTCCACCGCGAAGGAGAAGAGCGTCGAAGAGATTCAGGAGACCCTCGACGGGATGTTCCGCCAGAGCCTCGCGTCCGACGACCCGAGCGACGAGTTCGTCGAGGGGATGAAGGCCCCGTGGAACTCCGAGCGGGGGATGGTCTCGCTCGTCCGGGACGCGGCCGCGACGAACACCAATCACACGACCGAAATCGACCCGAGCGAAATCACGGCCGACACGCTGCTACTGTGGGGCGCCGACGACGAGTTCCAACCCATCGAATCCGCAGAGCGACTCGAAGGCGATATCGAGTCGGCCCAAGTCGTCGGACTGGACGACGCCAACCACTGGGTACTCCAAGACCGGCCCGAACGCTACGTCGAGGAACTCCGGTCGTTCCTGCTCGACGGAGAGTCTGCCTGA
- a CDS encoding amidohydrolase family protein: protein MFVFRGGTVVDASGVRDADVAVEGGEIVAVGEVPDDPDEEIDVSGQFVAPGLVDAHVHLMMDGRPDPGEVSGDSETTLAYRATATLRDALSAGVTTVRDLGAPGTLALDARDAVEEGVLEGPRVLACGQNVVMTGGHGHWFGREADGVAEVKKAVREQLKRGADVVKCMATGGVLTEGALTGAPELDEDELEALVATADAKRVPTAAHAHGTTGIKNAVRAGVSSVEHGTFMDREAAELMAERGTYWVPTAKALYGIVDAGTEAGIPEFAVEKAEEAVDAWAEAFEHALDAGVPIAMGTDAGTPFNYHADIPEELELMVEHGLSEEVALEAATVNAADLLGLDGTVGRVAEGMYADLVVLDDDPLDDVTSWQSPTHVVSRGTVVR from the coding sequence ATGTTCGTATTTCGAGGCGGAACCGTCGTGGACGCGTCGGGCGTCCGGGACGCCGACGTCGCGGTCGAAGGCGGCGAAATCGTCGCCGTCGGCGAGGTACCCGACGACCCCGACGAGGAAATCGACGTGAGCGGACAGTTCGTCGCACCGGGACTCGTGGACGCGCACGTCCACCTCATGATGGACGGTCGGCCCGACCCGGGCGAGGTCAGTGGCGACAGTGAGACCACGCTGGCCTACCGCGCGACGGCCACCCTCCGGGACGCGCTCTCGGCGGGCGTGACGACCGTCCGGGACCTCGGTGCGCCGGGCACGCTGGCGCTCGACGCGAGGGATGCAGTCGAAGAGGGCGTGCTGGAAGGACCCCGGGTCCTCGCCTGCGGCCAGAACGTCGTGATGACCGGCGGTCACGGCCACTGGTTCGGCCGGGAGGCCGACGGCGTGGCGGAGGTCAAGAAGGCGGTCCGCGAACAACTCAAGCGCGGTGCCGATGTGGTCAAGTGCATGGCGACCGGCGGCGTCCTCACAGAGGGCGCGCTGACCGGCGCGCCCGAGTTGGACGAGGACGAACTCGAAGCGCTCGTGGCCACCGCCGACGCCAAGCGGGTACCGACGGCGGCCCACGCCCACGGCACTACGGGCATCAAGAACGCCGTCAGAGCCGGCGTTTCGAGCGTCGAACACGGTACGTTCATGGACCGCGAGGCGGCCGAACTCATGGCCGAACGGGGCACGTACTGGGTGCCGACCGCGAAGGCGCTCTACGGCATCGTGGACGCCGGGACCGAGGCAGGGATTCCGGAGTTCGCCGTCGAGAAGGCCGAAGAAGCCGTGGACGCGTGGGCCGAAGCATTCGAGCACGCGCTCGACGCCGGCGTCCCGATTGCGATGGGTACGGACGCCGGAACGCCGTTCAACTACCACGCCGACATCCCCGAGGAGTTGGAACTGATGGTCGAACACGGTCTCTCCGAGGAGGTGGCGCTGGAAGCCGCGACGGTCAACGCCGCCGACCTGCTCGGACTCGACGGGACGGTCGGACGGGTCGCAGAGGGCATGTACGCCGACCTCGTGGTCCTCGACGACGACCCGCTGGATGACGTAACCTCGTGGCAATCGCCAACACACGTCGTGAGTCGTGGAACCGTGGTTCGGTGA